One Gimesia aquarii DNA segment encodes these proteins:
- a CDS encoding ornithine cyclodeaminase family protein: protein MAALYITEDDVRSVMDMEKSLLIIHKVFKEMASERATNVPRQRVRAPGIMLHTMSAANEYLGYIGWKAYTSTKDGAQFHVAIYDQETGQMRALIEGDFLGQLRTGAASGVATEYMARPDSKVVGLFGSGLQARTQLQAVCQTRKIEFVSVYSRNHENCSEFAEEMTELCNVEVKASHSPDETAAEKDIVICASTSKTPLFDGRVLDEGTHLNVIGSNHRSKREIDRTTIKRADVIVCDDITQCRQEAGDFIQPVEEGITDWRLMHDLCEIVAERQTGRATDDQVTLFKSVGLAVEDVAMGAEIYQLALEEGLGVELPF, encoded by the coding sequence ATGGCGGCGTTATATATCACTGAAGACGATGTTCGTTCTGTAATGGACATGGAAAAATCCTTGCTGATCATCCATAAAGTCTTCAAAGAAATGGCCTCTGAGAGAGCCACCAATGTGCCGCGGCAGCGCGTTCGCGCACCAGGAATTATGCTACATACCATGTCAGCCGCCAATGAATACTTGGGTTATATTGGTTGGAAAGCATATACATCGACTAAAGATGGGGCTCAGTTTCATGTTGCTATTTACGATCAGGAAACGGGTCAGATGCGCGCCTTAATTGAGGGGGATTTTCTTGGTCAGTTGCGAACAGGTGCAGCCAGTGGCGTGGCGACAGAGTACATGGCAAGACCAGATTCAAAAGTGGTTGGTTTATTCGGCTCGGGATTGCAGGCACGCACGCAATTGCAAGCGGTTTGTCAGACACGAAAAATTGAGTTTGTGTCTGTTTACTCCCGCAATCATGAAAACTGCAGTGAATTTGCCGAAGAAATGACGGAGCTTTGTAATGTGGAAGTCAAAGCCTCCCATTCTCCAGATGAAACAGCAGCTGAGAAAGATATTGTTATTTGTGCTTCCACAAGTAAAACTCCTTTGTTTGATGGTCGTGTCCTCGATGAGGGAACACATTTGAATGTCATTGGCTCGAACCACCGTTCGAAGCGGGAAATTGATCGTACTACAATCAAACGTGCTGACGTGATTGTCTGTGATGATATAACGCAGTGCAGGCAAGAAGCAGGAGATTTCATTCAGCCTGTAGAGGAAGGGATTACCGATTGGCGATTGATGCATGATTTGTGTGAAATCGTGGCAGAACGCCAGACAGGACGCGCGACCGACGATCAGGTGACATTATTCAAATCAGTTGGTTTGGCTGTAGAAGATGTGGCAATGGGAGCTGAGATTTACCAATTGGCACTCGAAGAAGGCCTGGGTGTCGAATTACCTTTTTAA